The proteins below come from a single Lodderomyces elongisporus chromosome 3, complete sequence genomic window:
- the RSC8 gene encoding Chromatin structure-remodeling complex protein rsc8, translating into MSDNNTVNATGIEAEQEQTQVQGSTPKPEVNTEITDTKTTEEATDEKEGGKEESLTIKESANENENENENANANANANENGQGQNDIKPEAVISTEQLKEEFQQRAKTYLAEQSNHVIIPSFSQWFDINTIHPLEKKSFPDFFTEETVYKNPQSYKYIRDFLVNTFRLNPKEYLTITSVRRNLAGDVTNIIRVHQFLEKWGLINYQIDPKTKASLVGPQYTGHFQITLDAPDGLKPYIPEDAKVINSEKVKSEVQPTPAIENGSQQQSNEAKREQDSPLAGSSQSEASTAPVQFNLEVRRNVYATGEKKLDFKSNNMVQYACSICGKDATEVRYHNLKIKSYTYNPSSTINNASILCSICYEQGLFPSNFTSSDFVEFKKLQSSEEWTEQEVLLLLEGIEMFGTNEPISAAGASINVDVNNQWSKISEHVGTKSREQCLKKFLQLPIEDKYLTKLIKQEPSDVLNDYDVAQTEDNSSNNNNNNNNYNSTSSGSSSKSNLVGNVVKKLLETNEGKSLIEQNAEENKKDSLLEQTGLINQIIELTVEKVNLKLARVDQLQADLLAVQNQLNKERKENLLNRWAQYEKIRKLKQARPDLADVLSDLLQPVKISESGDQNVYSNNGKSLDDMEIDTATPSSSTAAAAASSSETVPGGTTTTSDNTTQNGINNLPLSFTKPKEYQFWSG; encoded by the coding sequence ATGTCAGATAATAACACAGTAAACGCAACAGGGATAGAAGCAGAGCAAGAACAAACTCAGGTGCAGGGTTCAACACCGAAACCAGAAGTTAACACAGAAATCACTGATACTAAAACAACAGAAGAAGCAAccgatgaaaaagaaggaggcAAAGAGGAGTCTTTAACCATAAAGGAAAGTGCAAacgaaaatgaaaatgaaaatgaaaacgcAAACGCAAACGCAAACGCAAACGAAAATGGACAAGGGCAAAATGACATCAAGCCAGAAGCGGTCATCAGCACTgaacaattgaaagaagagtttcaacaaagagcaaaaacaTACTTAGCCGAACAAAGCAACCATGTCATTATCCCATCATTTTCCCAGTGGTTTGATATCAACACTATTCATCCGCTCGAAAAGAAATCATTCCCAGATTTCTTCACTGAAGAAACTGTTTACAAGAATCCACAGAGTTATAAATACATTCGAGATTTCCTCGTCAATACATTTAGGCTAAACCCCAAGGAGTACTTGACTATAACCTCTGTTCGCAGAAACTTGGCTGGTGATGTAACAAATATTATCCGAGTCCATCAATTCTTGGAAAAGTGGGGCTTAATCAATTACCAAATAGACCCAAAAACCAAGGCTAGTCTTGTTGGGCCACAATACACTGGACATTTCCAAATCACATTAGATGCTCCAGATGGATTGAAGCCGTATATTCCGGAAGATGCCAAGGTCATCAATTCTGAAAAGGTTAAATCGGAAGTCCAACCTACTCCTGCTATTGAAAATGGCTCACAGCAACAAAGCAACgaagcaaaaagagaacaagACAGTCCATTAGCAGGTTCATCACAATCTGAAGCAAGTACAGCACCGGTTCAGTTTAATTTGGAAGTTAGAAGAAATGTGTATGCAACAGGAGAAAAGAAGCTAGAtttcaaatcaaacaacATGGTACAATATGCATGCAGTATATGTGGTAAAGACGCTACCGAGGTCAGATATCataatttgaaaatcaaatcaTACACCTATAATCCAAGCTCCACCATCAATAATGCCAGCATACTTTGTTCTATATGTTATGAACAAGGTTTATTCCCACTGAACTTTACATCAAGTGATTTTGTAGAGTTTAAGAAATTACAATCGTCCGAGGAATGGACCGAGCAAGAGGTATTGCTATTACTCGAAGGTATCGAAATGTTTGGCACTAATGAACCAATATCAGCCGCTGGAGCCAGTATCAATGTCGATGTGAATAATCAGTGGAGTAAAATCAGCGAACATGTAGGGACAAAATCAAGAGAACAGTGtttaaagaaatttttACAGTTGCCAATTGAAGACAAGTATTTGACCAAGTTGATCAAACAAGAACCAAGCGATGTTTTGAATGACTACGACGTGGCGCAAACTGAAGataacagcagcaacaacaacaacaataataataattataatagTACTAGCagcggcagcagcagcaagtCAAATCTTGTTGGCAATGTCGTTAAAAAGTTGTTGGAAACAAATGAAGGAAAATCTCTTATTGAGCAAAatgcagaagaaaacaaaaaagattcACTTCTTGAGCAAACTGGACTCATCAACCAAATTATCGAACTAACTGTCGAAAAGGTAAACTTAAAACTTGCTAGAGTAGACCAGTTGCAAGCCGATCTTTTAGCTGTACAAAATCAACTTAacaaggaaaggaaagaaaacttATTAAACAGATGGGCACAGTATGAGAAAATACGTAAGCTTAAACAAGCTCGCCCCGATTTGGCTGATGTATTGTCTGATTTATTGCAACCAGTGAAGATCAGTGAATCTGGAGATCAAAACGTGTATTCTAATAATGGGAAGTCATTGGATGATATGGAAATAGATACTGCAACACCCTCATCTTCGACTgctgcagcagcagcatcatcatcagaaACCGTACCTGGAGGAACAACGACTACGTCTGATAACACTACACAGAATGGAATTAACAACCTACCTCTAAGCTttacaaaaccaaaagagtACCAATTCTGGTCAGGTTAG